ATGATATCGAGAATTATTGTCATTTGTCTCTAGTTATGTGGGAGGTGACTTGCTCCCGATAGCGGTGAATCAGTCAATGGATTCTTCGGCTGTCTAACTGCAATCGGGGGCAAGCCCCCTCCTACATTTTTGATCTCAGTGTTATCGCAGCAATGCCTTCAGTTGCTCGGTCTCGGCTTCGCCCAGCGGGAATACCGGCAAGCGTGGATGACCCACGTCCAACCCGGTCAAGCGCAGACCTGCCTTGATCGTCGCCGGCAACCCACCCTTGAGGATGAATTGCAGCAAGGGCAACTGTCGATAAAACAGCGCTCGCGCCTGGTTCAAGTCATTGGCCTGCACGGCCTGATACAGGTCCAGGTTGAGTTGAGGGATCAAGTTCGGTGCTGCGGTGCACCAGCCTTTGGCACCGGCCGCGAATGCCTCCAGGGCCAGCGGGTTACAGCCGTTGTAGAACGGCACATCGCTCTCACGCTTCAACTGATGCATGCGCTGGATGTCCCCGGTGCTTTCTTTGACCAGGGTCACGTTCTCGACTTCTTTGAGAATGCGCAGGATCAGCTCGACCGACATGTCGGTACCGCTGGTGGCCGGGTTGTTGTAGAGCATGATCGGCACGCCGATGCTGTCGCCAATCGCCGCGTAGTGAGCGAGGATTTCCGCCTCGCTGAGCTTCCAGTACGAGGCGGGCAGCACCATCACCACATCGGCACCATGGTGTTCGGCGTAGCGGGCGCGGCGCACGGCCTTGGCGGTGGTCAGGTCGGACACGCTGACGATGGTCGGTACGCGTCTGGCAACCTTGTGCAGGCTGTAGGCGCTGACCTCGTCCCATTCGGCATCGCTCAGGTAAGCCCCTTCGCCGGTGCTGCCCAAGGGCGCGATGGCGTGAACGCCGCTGTCGATCAGACGGTCGATGGAACGCCCGAGGGCGTCGAGGTCAACGCGCTGGCCGTCGGCGCTGAACGGGGTGATGGTGTAGCCGATAATGCCGTGAAGGGTGGGCTTGGACATAAGGGTTCTCCGCTCGAAAAAAGGCGATCAGTTCAGGCAATCGGCGTGTTGGCGCAGGTTCTGCCGGGCGTAGTAATTGAAGGCGGCGCCGTGGCGCTTGGGCTTGGAAATCCAGGCGTGGGCTTCGCGCCCCAACTCCGGCAGGATCGGTTTGATCGTGCCGGCCGCCATTGCCAGCAGTTGCAGCTTGGCGGCGCGCTCGATCAACTGCGCGATCACGCAGGCTTCCTCGATGCTCGCCCCGGTGGACAATTGGCCGTGGTGCGAGAGCAGGATCGCGCGTTTGTCGCCCAGGGCGCTGGTGATGATTTCGCCTTCTTCGTTACCCACCGGCACACCCGGCCAGGTTTGCAGGAACGCGCAGTCTTCGTACAGTGGGCAGAGGTCCATGTGCGATACCAGCAGCGGCACTTCCAGCATCGACAATGCGGCGATGTGGGTTGGGTGCGTATGGATGATGCAGTTTACATCCGGCCGCCCACGGTACACCCAGGTGTGGAAACGATTGGCCGGGTTGGGAATGCCATGGCCTTCGAGTACCTCAAGGTCTTCGTTGACCAGTAACAGGTTGCTGGCGGTGATCTCATCGAAGCCCAGGCCCAGTTGCTGGGTGTAGTAGGTGCCCGGCGTCGGCCCGCGCGCGGTGATCTGCCCGGCCAGGCCGGAGTCGTGCCCGTGTTCGAAGAGAATGCGGCAAGTGAGTGCCAGCTTTTGCCGGTCGGTCCACGTATTATCTGCCAGGCTGTTTTGCAGCTGGATCAGTGCTTGCTTGACCAGTTGGTCTTTGGGAAGTGCTAATGTCTTGGCCATATGAGTGTCCTTTGGGTGAGAGCAAATGACACAATAGATGCTATATGACACTTTGTGTCATTGGCAAGCATGGCTTTCCGTTTTCTGCAGGGATTAATCGCAGCGCATGTCTATCCGCTTGAAATTATTGAGAAAAAAACTTGGCGTGACGCTGGAAGCCCTGGCGGAAAAATCCGGGATGACCAAGAGCTACCTGTCGAAAGTCGAACGTGGGCTCAATACCCCGTCGATCGCGGCTGCGCTGAAACTGGCCAAGGCGCTGAACGTGAACGTTGAAGAACTGTTCAGCGAAGACCGCGTCAGCCTCGACAGCTACAGCCTGGTACGCCGCCACGAACGCCCCGACACCTCGCCGGGTTACGCGGTGCTGGCCCATCAAGTCAGCGAGCGTAGCCTGTTGCCGTTCATCATCTACCCGCCGGCAGAGTTCACGGACAAGACCTTCAAGGAGCATCTGGGCGAGGAGTTCTTGTTCGTGCATGAAGGCCGGGTGGAGGTGGACTTCATGACCGAGCGAGTGATCCTGGAGCGTGGCGATGCGCTGCATTTCAACGCGCAGAAGCCCCACCGGATTCGCTCGGTGGGGGATGCGCAGGCGCAGTTGCTGGTGGTGGTGCACAGCGCAGAAGAATGACGCAGGCAGCAAGTCAGTCAAGGCTTTTTGTAGGAGCGAGCTTGCTCGCGAAGAACTCAGGGCCACCGCGTTTATCCAGAATGAACGCGTTGCCTGGACGTTTTTCGCGAGCAAGCTCGCTCCTACAGTGGGCTACTTTCGCTTAACTGAAGCCCCCCCCCACAGCTTCAATCAGCGCTCGACCGGTACCGACAGCGCCGGGTCGCCGAGTGCATGCGTGCGTGCTGCAAAGAACTTCAGGTCCATCCCGCTACCGTCGAACAACTCGCTATACCGGCGCTTTTGCTGACGAATAAACCCGTCACTGCGCCCCGACACGGAAATCGCCAGGGTGGTAATGCTGGCCTGGCGTATTGCGTCCACGAGGTGCTTGTCCTGCGGCCCCAGGTCATGACCGAAGATGCACAGGGCGCCCTGGTGGGTGAGCAACTGTTCATAACAGAACGACAGGTAATCCGAACTGCGGATGCTCTTGAGCTTCTCCTGCACCTTGCCTTCACTGACGAACAGCGGCACATCGTCCAGGGTCTTGATCGTGTTGTTGATCGCAAAGCTGCTGAGCAAGGTGCTGTCGGTGGACGGCAGTTTGCGCGCGCTGCCGTCGAGGTTGCGCACCAGGTGCAGGCCGCCGTGCAGGTACAGGATACGTGTGGCGTCGCTGCGGGTATCGCGCAGGTCGAAGCTGGCGTCGGGGCTGCGGAACAGGTCGTCGATACCGGGCGCATGCAGGGTCGCCCAGTAGTTGAGCAGGTCGTAGTTGCTGGTGAACACCGTGGCGTAGCGGGCCAGTTCAGTGTTGATAGTCGCCAGGGTCGAGGGCTGCACCAGGCGCCAGGGGATATGCACGGCGTGGATCGTGTTGATCAGCGCTTCCTTGATCGCGTAGTAGCGATTGCGCGGCGCCGCCGAGCTGACGGCCAGGGCCTTGTTGACGCGGCTGGTAGTTTTCAGTGCGCCCAGGGCCTGCTCGAAACTGCGGGTTTGCAGGGCATCGAACACGCTGAGTTCGGATGGGCTCAGTGGCTTTTCTTCCACCGTGCGGGCGTTTTCGAACAGCGAGTCGTAGGCAAAGTCTTCCCAGATCGCGCGGCTTGCGCCATTGCCGATCAGAATCCCGTTGAAGTCGATGGCGCTGCGCAGTGCGCTCCAGTCTTCAAGGTGGGCGTCACTATCCTGGAAATCCTTCATTGCGGCGGGTCTACTCGAAATCGGCTGGACGGTGACTTTATCACGAGCCGGTGTTGATCCTGATCAAGATGCGGCAAGTGGTAGCGGTGGATTCTGTGGCCATAACGCCCCTGAGGATCGACCATGAGCAGCACTTTCTTTATTCCCGCCGTCAACATCATGGGCATCGATTGCCTGGACGAAGCCATGATCGCCATCCGCAACTACGGCTTTCGCAAGGCGTTGATCGTGACGGACCAGGGCCTGTGCAAAGCCGGCGTGGCCAGCCTGATCGCCGAGAAGCTGGCGATGCAGGACATCGATTCGGTGGTCTACGATGGCGCCAGGCCCAACCCCACGGTGGACAACGTCGAGAAGGGCCTGGCGCTGCTGCAGCACAGCGCCTGCGATTTTGTGCTGTCCCTGGGCGGCGGCTCGCCCCATGACTGCGCCAAGGGGATTGCCCTGTGCGCCACCAATGGCGGGCGGATCGGCGACTATGAGGGCGTCGACCAATCGAGCAAGCCGCAACTGCCGCTGGTGGCCATTAACACCACCGCCGGCACGGCCAGCGAGATGACCCGTTTCTGCATCATCACCGACGAAACCCGCCACGTGAAAATGGCCATCGTCGACCGCAACGTCACGCCGCTGCTGTCGGTCAACGACCCGGCCCTGATGGTCGCAATGCCCAAGGGCCTTACCGCCGCCACCGGCATGGATGCCTTGACGCACGCCATCGAAGCCTACGTGTCCACCGCCGCCACACCGATCACCGACGCGTGCGCCATCAAGGCCATCGAACTGATCAGCGCCAATCTGCGCCTGGCCGTACGCGACGGCAGCGACCTCGCCGCGCGGGAAAACATGGCCTATGCGCAATTTCTCGCCGGCATGGCGTTCAACAACGCGTCGCTGGGCTTCGTGCATGCCATGGCGCATCAACTGGGTGGCTTGTACGACCTGCCCCATGGCGTGTGCAACGCGGTGTTGCTGCCCCACGTGCAGAGTTTCAATGCCAGTGTCAGCGCTAAGCGCTTGAGTGACGTGGCGCGCGCGTTGGGTGCCGATATCAAGGGGATTACCCCGGAAGAAGGCGCGCAGGCCGCGATCGTCGCGATTCGTGCACTGTCCCAGGACGTGGAAATCCCCGCCGGCCTGCGCGAACTCGGCGCCAAGTTGCAGGACATTCCCCTGCTGGCGAGCAATGCGCTGAAGGACGCGTGTGGCCTGACCAACCCACGGCGGGCGGATCAGCGTCAGATCGAGGAGATTTTTCGCAGCGCGTTTTGACAGGGGCAGCTTTGAGCCGCAAGCGTTAAGCTACACGCTGATTGCGTTCAACTGAGCATGATGCGTGCGGCTTGCCGCTGAGGTCCCCCATGAGAGTTCTATTATTCGGTGCCACCGGCATGGTCGGTCAGGGCGTGCTGCGCGAGTGCCTGTTGGCGCCCGATGTGCAGGAAGTGGTCGCGGTCGGTCGCACGGCGTTGACCCAGGAGCACGGCAAGCTGCACCAGGTGCTGCACGGCGACATGCTGGATTTCCAACCGCTGGAAAACCTGCTGCAAGGCTTTGATGCGTGCTTCTTCTGCCTGGGCGTTTCGTCGGCGGGAATGGATGAAACCCGGTACACCCATCTCACCTACGACCTGACGCTGGTCGCCGCCAGCACCCTGGCGCGGCTCAATCCGCAGATGACGTTCATTTATGTGTCCGGCGCGGGCACGGACAGTTCGGAAACGGGCAAGTCGATGTGGGCGCGGGTCAAGGGCAAGACCGAGAATGCCTTGCTGCGCTTGCCGTTCAAGGCGGTGTATGTGTTCCGGCCGGGCGTCATCCAGCCGTTGCACGGGGTACGTTCGAAGACGCCGCTGTATCAAGCGTTCTACAGCGTGCTCGGGCCGTTGCTCTCGTTTGTGCGTCGGATAAAACCGAGCTGGGTCGTCAGCACCGAGACTGTCGGCCGTGCGATGTTGCAGGCGGTGAGCCATGGCGCGCCGCGGCCCGTGGTGGAGCAGGCCGAGATCAATCGCTTGGCGGCTGAGCGTCGCTGATGCTGCACAAGAGTCTGGTGCGCCGCCTTGACCTGATCACCCTGCAACTGTTCGTCGCGGTGTTCGAAGAGGGCACCCTGACCCGTGCAGCAGCGCGTGAAGCGATTGCGGTGTCGGCGGCCAGCAAGCGCTTGATGGAGCTGGAACAGGTGCTCGGAGTCAGCCTGTTCGTGCGCCGCGCCAAGGGCATGGACCTGACGGCGGCTGGCGAAACCCTGCTGCACCATGCGCGGCAGATGCTGTTCAATGTCGAGAAAATGGGCCTTGAACTGGGTGAACACAGTCATGGCGTGCGCGGCTATGTGCGGATGCTGGCCAACCTCTCGGCAATCATTCAGTTCCTTCCCGAAGACTTGCGCGACTTTTGCGCGTTGCACCCGCAAGTCAAAACCGACCTTGAGGAGCGCCCCAGCAACGGTGTGGTGCAAGGCGTGCTGGACGGCGTGGCGGACCTGGGCATCTGCTCCAGTGATACCGACACCAAAGGCTTGCCCAGCGTGACCTATCGCCATGACAAACTGGTGGTGCTGATGCCCGCGGATCACCCGCTGGCGTCACGTGAGGCCGTGGCTTTCAGTGAGACCCTGGGCAGCGATTATGTAGGCCTGCACGCCGCCAGCTCGATCAATATGCGCACCCACGCCGCCGCACGGGAGGCCGGCCAGATGCTGCGCCTGCGTATCCATGTGCCGGGGTTCGACGCGATGTGCCGGATGGTCCAGGCGAACATGGGTATCGGCATCCTGCCGCAGAAAGCCTATGAACTGTTCGGCCATGCGCTGGGTTTGCATGCGGTGCCGCTGACGGATGCCTGGTCGAACCGCAGCCTGATCCTGGTGGTGCGCGATGAGGCGCAGTTGTCGCCAGTCAGCCGGTTACTGTTTGATCATTTGAGCGTTCGCGTTTAACGAACGCATCTTGCCAACAGACGGTTGGATTTTTCCTGCTTGAGTCCTCTAGCCTTGGTGCACATTCCAAGAACAAGAGGTACACCCGATGACGGCTCCCCTGAGCGGTATCAAGGTGATCGAGATTGGCACCCTGATTGCCGCGCCATTCGCGGCGCGAGTGATGGCCGAGTTTGGTGCCGAGGTGATCAAGATCGAAGCCATGGGGCAGGGCGATCCGCTTCGCAAATGGCGAAAGCTGCACGAAGGCACGTCGCTGTGGTGGTACCTGCAGTCGCGCAACAAGAAGTCCCTGGCCCTGGACCTCAAGTCGCCGGAAGGCTTGAGCCTGATCAAGCAATTGCTCGGCGACGCCGACGTGCTGATCGAAAACCTGCGCCCCGGTGGCCTGGAAAAACTTGGCCTGGGATGGGACGTGCTGCACGCCCTCAACCCCAAGCTGACCCTGGTGCGCATTTCCGGCTATGGCCAGACCGGCCCCTATCGCGACCGCCCGGGTTTCGGTGCGATTGGCGAGGCGATGGGCGGCATTCGCTACACCACCGGTAACCCGGATTCGCCACCGGCGCGGGTCGGCGTGAGCCTGGGGGATTCGCTCGCGTCGCTGCACGGGGTGATCGGGGCGCTGATGTCGCTGCTGCGGGTCAAGACTGGCCAGGGTGACGGGCAGATCGTCGACGTGTCCCTGGCTGAAAGCGTGTTCAACCTGATGGAAAGCCTGGTGCCCGAATACGACATGCTCGGCCATGTACGTGAGCGCAGCGGCGGGGCCTTGCCCGGTATCGCGCCGTCCAATACCTACCTGACCGCCGACGGCGCCTATGTGGTGATCGCCGGCAACAGCGACCCGATCTACAAACGCCTGATGACCACCATCGGCCGTGCCGACCTGGCCGAGGCGCCTGAGTTCGCCCACAACGATGGGCGTGCGGCAAAGAGTGGTTTGCTGGACGCAGCGATTACCCACTGGACCAGCAGCCTGCCCATCGAGCAAGTGCTCAGCGCCCTGGAGGCCGCCGAAGTGCCGGCCGGGCGTATCTATTCGGTGGCGGACATTGTCAGCGACCCGCACTACCAGGCACGCGATATGCTGCTCGATGCCGAGCTACCCGGCGGTGTGTCGGTGAAGATGCCCGGCATCGTGCCCAAGCTCTCGGAAACACCCGGCGCGGTGAACTGGCAAGGCCCGGCGCTGGGCCAGCATACCGATGATATTCTCGTCGGCCTGGGCCTGACCGGCGCCGATATCCAACGTCTGAAAACCTCGGGAGTTGTGCAATGATCACCGATTATTCCGACCCGTTGATCGTGCAGGAAGTCTCCCCGCGCGACGGCCTGCAGATCGAGCCGACCTGGGTCGACACCGCTGACAAGATCGCGCTGATCAACCAGCTTTCCCGCGCCGGTTTTTCACGCATCGAAGCCGGGTCGTTCGTCTCGCCCAAAGCCATACCGGCCCTGCGTGACGGCGAGCAGGTCTTTCAAGGCATCGAGCGCACGCCTGGGGTGATCTATGTGGCGCTGATCCCCAATCTCAAGGGCGCCCAACGGGCCATCGCGTCCCGCGCCGATGAGTTGAACCTGGTGATGTCCGCCAGCCAGACCCACAACCTGGCGAACATGCGCATGCGCTGCGAGGCGTCCCTGGCCGCCTTCGGCGATATCGCACGGTTTGCCGCCGACCACCCGGTGCGCCTCAACGCCAGCATCGCCACCACCTTTGGCTGCCCGTTCGAAGGCAAGATCGATGAAGACCGGGTGCTGCAGATTGTCGATGCTTATCGTGAGCTGGGCATCCAGGGCATCACCCTGGCGGACACCACGGGCATGGCCAACCCGCGGCAGGTCGAACGCTTGGTCAAGCGTGTGCTGGCGCGTATACCGGCCGGCGATCTGACCCTGCATTTCCATAACACCCGCGGCCTGGGCTTGTGCAATGTGCTGGCCGCCTACGAAGCCGGCGCCCGGCGTTTCGATGCGGCGCTCGGTGGCCTGGGCGGCTGCCCGTTCGCGCCGGGTGCGTCGGGCAATATCTGCACGGAAGACCTGGTCAACCTGTGCGAAGAGGTCGGCATTCACACCGGTATCGACCTGCCGCACTTGTTGCACATGTCCCGCCGCCTGCCCGCGCTGCTGGGCCATGCATTGCCCGGCCAGGTGGCCAAGGCCGGGCGCAACAGTGACCTGCATTCACCGCCTGAATACATCGCCGGTTTGTAAATCCGTACCAGACAACAAAAACAATCGGACGCCTGTGAGCAGTCCGCTGGAGAGACACATGGACACTAATACGTTAGAGGCCGGCGCGCGTCCGGCCGCCGAGATCGACGCGGAAAAAGCCCTGGTCAGCAAGGTCGCCTGGCGCCTGATGCCGCTGATCATGGTGTGCTACCTGTTCGCGTTTTTTGACCGCATCAACATCAGCTTCGCCAAGTTCCAGCTGCAGGCCGATCTGAGCCTGAGTGACACCGCCTACGGTCTGGGCGCCGGCTTGTTTGTGGTGGGCTACGTGATTTTTGAAGTGCCCAGCAACATGATGCTGTACAAGGTCGGCGCGCGGCGCTGGATCGCGCGGATCATGATGTCCTGGGGCCTGGCCACGGCGGCCATGGTGTTTGTCACCGCCGAATGGCAGTTCTATGGGTTGCGCTTCATTATCGGCGCGATGGAGGCCGGGTTTGCGCCGGGGGTGCTGTATTACCTGACGCTGTGGTTCCCGCAGCACTTCAGGGGGCGCATCACGTCATTGCTGTTCCTGGCGTCGGCGTTTGCCGGCCTGGTGGGCGCGCCGTTCTCCGGGCTGGTGCTGGAGCATCTCGACGGCGTGCTGCAGATGCGCGGCTGGCATTGGTTGTTCCTGCTCGGCGGCCTGCCATGCATCGGCCTGGGCCTTCTGGTGCTGACGTTGCTCAAGGACCGCATTGAAGACGCCCATTGGCTGACGGCGACAGAGAAGGCCTTGCTGTCGAGCCGGATCGCCAAACATGAGCCCAACCAGCACGGCGGTTCGCTGTGGTCGGCGATGCGCATTCCCGGTTTCCTGATGCTGGGCTTCATCTATTTTCTGATCCAGGTGGCATCCTACGGCCTGAACTTCTGGGCACCCCAGTTGATTCGCAGCGCCGGCACCCAGAGCCCGGTGATGATCGGCCTGCTCACGGCGATTCCCTACATATGCGGTGCGATCAGCATGGTGGTGATCGGACGCTTGTCGGACGCCACCGGTGAGCGCCGCAAGTTTGTCTGTGGGCTGGTGGTGCTCGGCGCGGTGGGATTCTTCTGCGCTGGCATCTTCGCCGACCACACCACCTTCCTGATCATTGCCTTGGGCATGCTCGGCGCGGGGATCATTGCGTCGATTCCGACCTTCTGGACGCTGCCACCCAAATTGCTGGCCGGTGCCGGCGCGGGGGCGGCGGGCGGGATTGCGGTGATCAATACTCTGGGCCAGTTCGGCGGTATCGTCAGCCCGCTGATGGTGGGGCGTATCAAGGACCTTACCGGCAGCACCACGCCGGCGCTGTATGTGATCGGCGTGTGCGCCTTGCTGGCGGCGGCGTTGCTGCTGTGGGGCTTGCCGCAAAAGCTGCGCACGCTGGATAAGGGCTGATCAGCCAGCCGGTGCCAGTGCACGGGCCGGCGCGGTACTGAACTGAATCAGTGCCACGCCGCCCATCAACAGCAACGCCCCCAGCACACGGGGCGTTGTCAGTGGGCGCTGCACCAGGCCGAACAGCCCGAAATGGTCGAGCAGCAGCGACGCCAGTATCTGCCCGGCCATGGCCAGGGCGATAAACCCGGATGCGCCCAGCTTGGGCAGTAGCACCAGGGCCAGCGAGATAAAGCACACGCCGAATGCGCCACCGGCCCACATCCACAGCGGTGCCTGGGTGATAAACGCCAGGCTCGGCAAGGGTAGGCGCAGTGCGATGATCACCGGCAGCAACACGATGATGCTCACCAACAGCGACGCCAGCGTCGCCCACAGCGGGTGGCCGAGCCCGCGACCCAGGTTGGCGTTGATCGCACTTTGAAACGGCACCACGGCCCCGGCGATTACCGCCAGCAGCAACAAGCCCAGCCAATGCAATGTGGTCATGTCGAATCTCCCAAAGGTTTTGCTGGACTCTAGGTTATTCGTCGCGCAAATTTAAATTCCAAGTTCTTATGCCGAGCATGCAGCTGATGAATGATCTCAGGCGCGTCGACCTGAGCCTGCTGGTGGTGCTCGACGCGTTGCTCAGCGAGCAACACGTCACCCGCGCTGCCGAACGGCTGCACCTGAGTCAACCGGCGGTCAGCCATGCGCTGGCACGCTTGCGTGACCTGCTGGGGGACCCGTTGCTGGTGCGCCAGGGCGGCTCACTGATACCGACTGCCCGCGCGCTGGAACTCGCCACGCCGTTGGCAGAGGCGCTGGCCCAGGTGCAGGACCTGCTGGCGCCGAACCGCTTTGACCCGGCTTCGGCCAAGCGTCGGTTTCGCGTGGCGATGTCGGACTACGGCGCGGCGATTTTCCTGCCAGGCTTGGTGCGCCTGTTGCGTCGCGAAGCGCCGGGCATCGACTTGCAGGTCATCCAGGCCAGCCGCGAAGGCATGGTCGACGGCGTGCTCAATGGCGACCTGGACCTGGCCGCCGGGGTTTTCCCTGACCTGCCTGGCGAACTGCGCACCACGCCATTATTCGAAGAGCATTACACCTGCGTGGTCGACCGCGACAGCCTGCCGGCCACGGGCGTACTGGACCTGCCGACCTACTTGTCACGCCCCCATGTCCTGCTGGAAATGCGCGGCAGCGGCACGCCGGAAATCGAGCGTGCGCTGGCCGCGATTCGTGAGCGGCGGCATGTGGCCGTCAGCCTGCCGCACTGGGGGGTGGCGCCGCAGTTGATTCAGGGCACGGACTTGATCCTGACCGTCTCGTCCCGAGGCCTGCTGAATATCGATCACGCTCATCTGATTGCCGTGCCGCCGCCGTTTCATATTCCATCGTTTGCGTTTGAGCTGGCCTGGCATGCGCGACGCGGTGGCGATGCAGGGTTGCAGTGGTTGAGTGGGCGGGTGCAAGGTGTGCTGTCTGGTCATGAACCCTAGGAAAAACACGATGCTCTCAGGCCTCAACCACCTGACCCTGGCGGTCACCGATCTGCAGCGCAGCATCCGTTTCTACCATGGGCTGTTGCAGCTTCGGCTCGAGGCCACCTGGGATAACGGCGCCTACCTGTCGCTGCCTGGGCTGTGGTTATGTTTATCCCACGACCCGTTGCGTCACCCGGCCCCTGTGGCCGATTACACGCACTATGCGTGGAGCGTCGAGGCGCATGATTTCGCCAGGGTAGTCGAACGCTTGCACGATGCCGGCGTGGACGAATGGCGCGACAACCGCAGTGAAGGCGCCTCGTTCTATTTTCTCGACCCCGATGGCCATAAGCTCGAACTTCATGTGGGCGACCTGGCCTCGCGGCTGCAGGCCTGTCGCGCCAAGCCTTATGCCGGCATGAGGTTTTACCCTTAGCCTGGAAAGGTGCAGAATCGCTGCACCTTTGAACTGCTATCAGAGCCACGCCCATGACTCCCTCCTTGTTGCTCGCGGTCCTTGCGTCCGGGTTTATCTACGGTATTACCCCCGGTCCCGGTGTGCTGGCGGTGTTTGGCATTGGCGCCGCCCGAGGCCGTCGTGCCGGGGCGGGTTTCCTGGCTGGGCATTTGCTCGGCGACGTGGTGTGGTGCAGCACCGCGCTGATTGCGATTGT
Above is a genomic segment from Pseudomonas sp. R5-89-07 containing:
- a CDS encoding dihydrodipicolinate synthase family protein, with product MSKPTLHGIIGYTITPFSADGQRVDLDALGRSIDRLIDSGVHAIAPLGSTGEGAYLSDAEWDEVSAYSLHKVARRVPTIVSVSDLTTAKAVRRARYAEHHGADVVMVLPASYWKLSEAEILAHYAAIGDSIGVPIMLYNNPATSGTDMSVELILRILKEVENVTLVKESTGDIQRMHQLKRESDVPFYNGCNPLALEAFAAGAKGWCTAAPNLIPQLNLDLYQAVQANDLNQARALFYRQLPLLQFILKGGLPATIKAGLRLTGLDVGHPRLPVFPLGEAETEQLKALLR
- a CDS encoding aldolase yields the protein MAKTLALPKDQLVKQALIQLQNSLADNTWTDRQKLALTCRILFEHGHDSGLAGQITARGPTPGTYYTQQLGLGFDEITASNLLLVNEDLEVLEGHGIPNPANRFHTWVYRGRPDVNCIIHTHPTHIAALSMLEVPLLVSHMDLCPLYEDCAFLQTWPGVPVGNEEGEIITSALGDKRAILLSHHGQLSTGASIEEACVIAQLIERAAKLQLLAMAAGTIKPILPELGREAHAWISKPKRHGAAFNYYARQNLRQHADCLN
- a CDS encoding helix-turn-helix domain-containing protein → MSIRLKLLRKKLGVTLEALAEKSGMTKSYLSKVERGLNTPSIAAALKLAKALNVNVEELFSEDRVSLDSYSLVRRHERPDTSPGYAVLAHQVSERSLLPFIIYPPAEFTDKTFKEHLGEEFLFVHEGRVEVDFMTERVILERGDALHFNAQKPHRIRSVGDAQAQLLVVVHSAEE
- a CDS encoding DUF4917 family protein — translated: MKDFQDSDAHLEDWSALRSAIDFNGILIGNGASRAIWEDFAYDSLFENARTVEEKPLSPSELSVFDALQTRSFEQALGALKTTSRVNKALAVSSAAPRNRYYAIKEALINTIHAVHIPWRLVQPSTLATINTELARYATVFTSNYDLLNYWATLHAPGIDDLFRSPDASFDLRDTRSDATRILYLHGGLHLVRNLDGSARKLPSTDSTLLSSFAINNTIKTLDDVPLFVSEGKVQEKLKSIRSSDYLSFCYEQLLTHQGALCIFGHDLGPQDKHLVDAIRQASITTLAISVSGRSDGFIRQQKRRYSELFDGSGMDLKFFAARTHALGDPALSVPVER
- the yiaY gene encoding L-threonine dehydrogenase, which gives rise to MSSTFFIPAVNIMGIDCLDEAMIAIRNYGFRKALIVTDQGLCKAGVASLIAEKLAMQDIDSVVYDGARPNPTVDNVEKGLALLQHSACDFVLSLGGGSPHDCAKGIALCATNGGRIGDYEGVDQSSKPQLPLVAINTTAGTASEMTRFCIITDETRHVKMAIVDRNVTPLLSVNDPALMVAMPKGLTAATGMDALTHAIEAYVSTAATPITDACAIKAIELISANLRLAVRDGSDLAARENMAYAQFLAGMAFNNASLGFVHAMAHQLGGLYDLPHGVCNAVLLPHVQSFNASVSAKRLSDVARALGADIKGITPEEGAQAAIVAIRALSQDVEIPAGLRELGAKLQDIPLLASNALKDACGLTNPRRADQRQIEEIFRSAF
- a CDS encoding NAD(P)H-binding protein; protein product: MRVLLFGATGMVGQGVLRECLLAPDVQEVVAVGRTALTQEHGKLHQVLHGDMLDFQPLENLLQGFDACFFCLGVSSAGMDETRYTHLTYDLTLVAASTLARLNPQMTFIYVSGAGTDSSETGKSMWARVKGKTENALLRLPFKAVYVFRPGVIQPLHGVRSKTPLYQAFYSVLGPLLSFVRRIKPSWVVSTETVGRAMLQAVSHGAPRPVVEQAEINRLAAERR
- a CDS encoding LysR family transcriptional regulator; the protein is MLHKSLVRRLDLITLQLFVAVFEEGTLTRAAAREAIAVSAASKRLMELEQVLGVSLFVRRAKGMDLTAAGETLLHHARQMLFNVEKMGLELGEHSHGVRGYVRMLANLSAIIQFLPEDLRDFCALHPQVKTDLEERPSNGVVQGVLDGVADLGICSSDTDTKGLPSVTYRHDKLVVLMPADHPLASREAVAFSETLGSDYVGLHAASSINMRTHAAAREAGQMLRLRIHVPGFDAMCRMVQANMGIGILPQKAYELFGHALGLHAVPLTDAWSNRSLILVVRDEAQLSPVSRLLFDHLSVRV
- a CDS encoding CaiB/BaiF CoA-transferase family protein translates to MTAPLSGIKVIEIGTLIAAPFAARVMAEFGAEVIKIEAMGQGDPLRKWRKLHEGTSLWWYLQSRNKKSLALDLKSPEGLSLIKQLLGDADVLIENLRPGGLEKLGLGWDVLHALNPKLTLVRISGYGQTGPYRDRPGFGAIGEAMGGIRYTTGNPDSPPARVGVSLGDSLASLHGVIGALMSLLRVKTGQGDGQIVDVSLAESVFNLMESLVPEYDMLGHVRERSGGALPGIAPSNTYLTADGAYVVIAGNSDPIYKRLMTTIGRADLAEAPEFAHNDGRAAKSGLLDAAITHWTSSLPIEQVLSALEAAEVPAGRIYSVADIVSDPHYQARDMLLDAELPGGVSVKMPGIVPKLSETPGAVNWQGPALGQHTDDILVGLGLTGADIQRLKTSGVVQ
- a CDS encoding hydroxymethylglutaryl-CoA lyase; its protein translation is MITDYSDPLIVQEVSPRDGLQIEPTWVDTADKIALINQLSRAGFSRIEAGSFVSPKAIPALRDGEQVFQGIERTPGVIYVALIPNLKGAQRAIASRADELNLVMSASQTHNLANMRMRCEASLAAFGDIARFAADHPVRLNASIATTFGCPFEGKIDEDRVLQIVDAYRELGIQGITLADTTGMANPRQVERLVKRVLARIPAGDLTLHFHNTRGLGLCNVLAAYEAGARRFDAALGGLGGCPFAPGASGNICTEDLVNLCEEVGIHTGIDLPHLLHMSRRLPALLGHALPGQVAKAGRNSDLHSPPEYIAGL
- a CDS encoding MFS transporter, which produces MDTNTLEAGARPAAEIDAEKALVSKVAWRLMPLIMVCYLFAFFDRINISFAKFQLQADLSLSDTAYGLGAGLFVVGYVIFEVPSNMMLYKVGARRWIARIMMSWGLATAAMVFVTAEWQFYGLRFIIGAMEAGFAPGVLYYLTLWFPQHFRGRITSLLFLASAFAGLVGAPFSGLVLEHLDGVLQMRGWHWLFLLGGLPCIGLGLLVLTLLKDRIEDAHWLTATEKALLSSRIAKHEPNQHGGSLWSAMRIPGFLMLGFIYFLIQVASYGLNFWAPQLIRSAGTQSPVMIGLLTAIPYICGAISMVVIGRLSDATGERRKFVCGLVVLGAVGFFCAGIFADHTTFLIIALGMLGAGIIASIPTFWTLPPKLLAGAGAGAAGGIAVINTLGQFGGIVSPLMVGRIKDLTGSTTPALYVIGVCALLAAALLLWGLPQKLRTLDKG